The Mercenaria mercenaria strain notata chromosome 1, MADL_Memer_1, whole genome shotgun sequence nucleotide sequence ACAAAGTTAAAGTATCAGATTTAGTAATAATGTAActtttacatacatttaaaacctgtgttaaagaccacctctgcaCAGAGGCCACCTGGTTCTAAGACgatatgttttgtttcccatttttacatttacattgtattgtaacctgtgaataaagaccacctctcaATAAAGACTATTATTTGGGACCAAGAGTGGTAtttacagacaggtttgactgtacaataTTTAAATGCTTACATAATTTCGCCATTTTCCTTGAtatctttgaaaatttaatttgtttatttagcATTTAACTTGTATTATTTAAGCCTTAAACAGGACCTAATGTCAGTTTTAAATACATGGTAGTGAATGTTAATACAACAAGTGTTTTAATTGTTCATACGCTTCAAATGTGGGGGATTTTAATAATAATCCAGctgagttgcagaatttcaatagtTCTACCAGGATGCTAAGTGTTTCCTTTTTGTTTGATTAAACTTTCTTGAATCGTTTACAAATTATTATGGTTTAGACACGAAATAAGATATAATGTACTTATTGTCAAAACGTAAAACAGGAAGAGTATATAACAATACATACAATTTGTTTCCAAAATGTCcttctttttaaaagttaaataaagtaaggaatcaacatttatttgaaaaagcaCGAACACTCATCTATACGTATCATAAGCTCCTTTTAAAAACTTTATCCATAAAATCTTCTTAAAGGTGGTTTATCAGATTTTAGTCAAccaatggattttgatgaaactttaccaACACATCATTTACAATTATTTGTGTTCATCGAGTTCTTAATACACATCTGATTTTCACCGGAAGTATTTTTAAACTGTGATTATTATATCCTGGTTCCCCATCCAAGATAATTTTAGCGTAAGTATAAATTTTGCCTAAGAattgatatgaatataagcactgcTGCGTTAGAGTTGTGAAAGTTTTGCcttgacaaaaaaatattttggcaaaatgcATTTGAAATGCAAGTCTATAAATTTATTATTACCTCCGTTTGTCTAgtttggttgcgcaaccaagatttTATTCCGAAGCTACTCGttgtttcaaaacttgccttAAGTTTCAGGTGGTTGAAATATTCCAgtatatatcaaatacaaatgtacaactAGAAATTATATAGAAAGTAAAAgatataatactttttttaaacacttttgattaaaggaatgaaataacaaaattctataacaagagctgtcagttgacagcgcgctcgactattctcagtgcttgatagtataatataagctatgagtaaaactttaacattacaataagcatattctaagtcgaaaaggggccataattcagtcaaaatgcttgaaagagctGTCTGATCCTGTTTACAGACAggggtcataatggtaaacaagtatgcaaaatatgaaagcaatatctcaatggactttgaaaatatttggggtggtacgcaaactttaacattacaataagcatattctaagtcgaaaaggggccataattcagtcaaaatgcttgatagagctgTCTgatcctgtttacagactggggtcataatggtaaacaagtattcaaaatatgaaagcaatatctcaatggactttgaaaatatttggggtggtacgcaaactttaacatttgtgtgacgatcacgctaacgctaacgctcacgctcacgccggggcgggtaggatagctcccctattattcgaatagtcgagctaaaaagtaataaattatacatttacgATAGGGATCTAATTCTTGTAATGggtttttcaaataaatctttagCAGAGTATACGAAAACTGAAACGTcagaaaatgttgttaaaatgtgAGTTACCGCCTTTAAATACCATAACTATATACCACAAAACATGCACTGATGAAAGAGAAATAACATGAGAGCAATATCTGAAACTATTTAATACTACGAAATATAGGTAAGTTTATTCTTGATGCACTGAATAGTCATTAAATTAATGTTTGAATGTTAATATGCCGTCAGAAATTTTATGTTTGCTGAAATTATTAAACTCCACAAATATATGTCTTTGCAATTGAAAGGAATGTTTGTTTCCGTGCTTTGTGTTTTCATCGAAAATAGCTTAATAAATAACTGGAACTCTAGTATGATGTGTTCTGctgttttttgtttcatttcctcATAAtcttaatttaaaagtttaatttgtGAATTATTAagacattttagctcgactattcgaagaggAATTGGACCTaagtacatattaaaataattcAAGAAGAAATGAAATTCTCCTACATTCTTCATTGTGTACCTTTCATATCGGCCATATCGTTTTTCCGCTCTCCTGTGGCTATATTAATTCCTTGCAGTTGTGCTTGCAACGCTCCAAATCTGACTGCATGATTTCCGTCCAAATCATTCAGGCATGCTGTAATGTTAATTTGCATTTAACTGAGAAAGTGATACAATAttcaataatgaaatatttttaaacctcaccttttctacgttatgaaaatataaaacgaaACTGTTATAAATAGGGGAAGTTATCATCGGATCATGGGGATGAGGATTTGTAGAGGTTATTTTATAATTACCGTACAAGTTATtcaattctctttttttttgtaccaATCTAATTTACGCCTTTGCAGTGATATTAAATAAGCAAAACTGTATATCTAAGTTTCATACTATTAAATCATTTTAGAAGTATGGATTACACTGATATCTTAGATTGATAAATATGTGAAGATAAATGATTTTGTTCAAACAGTTTTAGTAACTTACTTTCAACACTGCTTAACCTACGATTCATATCCGTTAGTACTGAGAATTTTCCTTCTAGTTCGTCCAGCAAACTAGTTTTGAATTCATGTAGATCTTTGATGTGTCTCAAAGACAACTGCATATCAATATCCCCTGATTCCGTTCTCCTTAAAATGTCCTTGATTTCTGTATCGGTATCTGTACTAATACCTGATGCTAGTTGCAGAAGAGCTGTTTTTAGCAAAAGTCGATTTGTAGTAAAGTCAGTTGCGCTCATGGTTATGCTTGTGGGATGTCCTTGAATATAATTTCTGCAtgattttaatgtttcaaatgaaGATGTGTCTGCAGACGATAAACCTGATAAGAACAATCTTTTCACTACGACCGTAAGTAGGGACATATCCCAGGTTTGTACATCTGCATTAACTGTAGATGTAGATGGAAACAGTTTCGTTTTCTGTTCTCGGATTAAATTGTGGAATAATGCTCTGTTCGTTGCAAGTGTATGTTCGAGGGTCTGACCGCAGTTTGTTGCTTCTCTAGTTACAATGCCTCTCAACACAAGCAATCCACCCTCACCTAGCAACAGTATGTG carries:
- the LOC128557864 gene encoding uncharacterized protein LOC128557864 encodes the protein MVPDQTMATLDNERYLRHILLLGEGGLLVLRGIVTREATNCGQTLEHTLATNRALFHNLIREQKTKLFPSTSTVNADVQTWDMSLLTVVVKRLFLSGLSSADTSSFETLKSCRNYIQGHPTSITMSATDFTTNRLLLKTALLQLASGISTDTDTEIKDILRRTESGDIDMQLSLRHIKDLHEFKTSLLDELEGKFSVLTDMNRRLSSVETCLNDLDGNHAVRFGALQAQLQGINIATGERKNDMADMKAQLEEISHRVDKMMEMRIIDSERNTKKELQTIIEGKCDQRKKEKVAMCLLFEFVEMIQNILVDDH